AGTCCTATTCAAAGGCagtacgattaaaaaaaaacaaatttttttcccccgttttaaatataaaaatacaattacagatgttacatatatgatattgagaatagcaatatatgtatagtaatcgagaatttcaattaatatatctgatATTTAGTATTATACAATGTAAGAGTTGATTATATAGAGAAACgattttttgtgaattttgaCAGCTCGAATGACAGAAAGAACGCGGAAAAGAATTCGTGAATTAAACGAGATTGAAATTTTCCGAGCAAACACACCGGCccaatttcgataaattttattttcgacgtACACAAATGCTAAATACCTATCACCTGTGTTTGCATTGACAGAAATAAGgatgattctctctctctctctctctctctctctctctctttctctctctgtatctctatctctcatgtatgtgtgtgtgacatCGAAACGTGAATTCGCcaaaattacaaaagcaaTCAGAATAATTGCGAACACTGAAATATTCTCCAATAGTGAAACTAACGATCCTTAGACGACCGgctattatatattcgatatagATACAAAACAAGGAAAAACAGAGttgacaaatatttgtaatacaccatagaaaattatcattgccgtatgtatgtgtgtgtgtatatacgtgTGCTATATTTGCCCTCCTGGTGTAACGATTATCCCAATCGATCTCGTCGAATCCCATCCCTGTAATTTTCGTTATCATTGAAATCGCGAAGTCTGTAATATCGCACAATATATCACGGATACACACGACGATTGCGTGTTTCATTTCCAAGCGACTGATTTCGATTATAATGCATTTTCATTAGAGGCGATCCTCGTCACGAAATAGTCTCTTTCAATGACAGAATTTTCACGCGGGCATTGCCAAGATCCCAGGCATTTCCAGGGACACGTTGACACTGTCAACATGACACTGTCTTATCCATTCGAAGATAACGATTCAGACTGCGATCGAAGCTTAGTTAATCTATGACTTCTGATCTCTCGGACTTTGAGAGACAATTGAAAGATTCGTGCATGTGTGtcacacatatttaataaatatgatgtaTTCACGATGACGCTATTTATgtcagttaatttttttacactgcCACTATCAAATCGAAGCACGAGTATTGCTCTCGCACTTATCGCCAGGACGAAAgaagatgaaataaaagtgcaatgtgagagaaagagacccAGCCGAGACGACAACACTAACTCCCCTCCTCCGATCATTATCGTCATGTCGACATAACGCGACGTTCGTCACATTTGACCGATCGCGGTAACATCATCGCCCTGGACGGGAGAACGGCGGAGAGGGCGAAGGGCggatgagaaatatattatattctgatagaaaaatgagaaaaccTGCTATGCAGTCGTGGACACCTGGAAGCTTCCCTCCTCGAATTCCGGAACCCCGTTCGATCGCGCGACGGCCGCACTCACACAACGATCACACGACGACGGGGAGGCCTCGACGATCGTTTCCTCGCGGCTGTCACTCGCGCGTATCCCGTACAGATCCGGCACCCCGATGGCAACGCAACGAGTTACGCTCGGACACGAACGGAGAGAAGACACGATGTTTCCTTTCGTTCCCcgtcactctctctctctttctttctcactcGTCGATTACACGCCTGTCACGAATCGCGACGAACCGACCGACGCGGCAAACTAGCGCGGAGCGCGCCTCCCGAACGTCAACCCCCTGACCCGCTATTCTTCGGAGACGCGGCGCGACTGTCAAATTGACCGACTGACAACGATCGGACTCGCCGTCACTTTTACGTACGGACTAACCAACGAAGTCGACTTCCCTCGCGACTCTCTCGCGATTGacacaaatgtatttttttctcgcgctcTCCTCCCTTTTTCCAGGTTTCTTTCTTTCAGGTAATCCGCGAGTTTTCGACGATCTCGCGGACGAAAACGAAGCGCGCGCCCTCCGCGCgggcgtgtgtgcgtgtgcgtgccaAAGGTGCGCACTGACGCTGAAAGCGTCGCGCGAAAAATCAATAGCGCTTTTGTATATGTGTGGGTGCGCGTATATGTGCGAGAGCATGTGCGACGCAGTGACGTATCGCAGGAGCGTGTATTCTGGGCGCGCTTTGAAAGATAAACGTCATCAATGAAATCGATTTccgatatgcaaaaataaatctttcgtcTTTAATGCtggaattttgttatttttatgcgCTCGCTTTAACCTCGAAAATTGAATTCATCGAAATTACATCTGTTGCCATTGCTAAAGACAATTCCAGTAGTATAATACATCACTTGTATTATACCCtgagattaaaaaatgtaaaatgttttaagttGTGCAGCATTATTTAAGAATCATTTGACCACGCTGTTGAAGAACCATCAACGTCTTTTCGCATGATACATAGTACATTTCagcttattataaattttttttatttatcatacaaCATTTTTACTCATcacattatatttcataaaaaaataataataagaattcaGCCTTTGttgaagttattttatatatacagatattctTATAGatcgcaattattataaattaattattatttatcactcTCATTTTGCTTCAACAAAGGATTTTTAATCACAGGATCAGTTCCTTCACAGTGGATCGTATCGTAAGTCCATTTGCGATTATTCCTGATGATAAATAAactcagaaataaataatttcgcgatAAAAGAAACTAGATTTTCATTGGATATGGAAACtcttaatatgaaaataccTGCATTCATGAGCACACTTTGAGGAAGAGCACCTGGGACATGGGAAATGACATCCAGGACAATCTAAGCTCAAACAATCACAGAGATCATCCGATGTTTGTATAAAGATCCCTTTTTCATCATATAAATGCCTCCTGTGGCTATGATATAATCGACGATACAGCTTACGTTTCTCTCGCTCGCTGCGTTCCGGATCAAAATTTCTCAGAAATTTTTTGCTTGAATTATCTACGTCCTTTTGCCTCGAGCCTCTAATTTTCTGCATAGAACAGATAATTGGAATGATTAATTTTCCTTCAgtgattatattactttaatgaaataatttctttgttcGCTACTTACTCTTTCGCCACGCGTGGAGACTTGGTTGCTCGAATTTTCGCCGCTTGTAGAAGATTCCATGTCATTTTTAACTTGAaatcacaaatatttgttatatttttaaatacatctacttacaaaataaacaaaagacaTTATCACATGCGGAACCACCTTCTCATCTGAAGCAATTTGAAGTCTAGAAGGCTGAAGTTCGGTATTTATGAGATATTAGaacatagatataatatttgtgtagATGAGCGACTCCGATAATTCTTCGTTTTAATTGGTCCATCAGTCGCTTCGAAGTGAATATAACGGAGTGCGGAGTTTCTTCTCAAAAGTCATATCTAGATGTTTGTGTATTATGCTGTTCAAAGCTATGTCAGCTGTAATTGATAGTTTGACAAGCAGGTGAAAGGTGAAACCTATaaggttaaaaaaataaatagtaagtagtacaatattaaattttttaatcgacaATCGAAACACacgacgaaaatatatatatataagtacgaTCCGAAACTTTTAGACTTTAGgttacaaagataaaaatgatattttctgATAACGTTTGTCTAATCTAATAACAGAGCAACAATAGTTGTCGGAGTACAATTTATCCATAAATTTGAAATGGCTAAGCAATCATATAGCATCGTGGAATATTATGCGGAACACGAGGGCTACGAGTGTGGCTACTGCAAAAGCCCCGACACAAACTTTAGCCATGGTGAGTGTGAAGAAATTCAAACGTGAAGCacattttgctttatataattcagttAGCTTCATGCCACTCTAAGACACTTTAAAATAgaagttttattattgtaatttgtataaaagtcTATTATAgcacatacattatatttcttgtttgtTACCAGGCATGTGGGCACATTCATTGACAGTGCAAGACTATCAAAGTTTGATAGATCGAGGATGGAGACGTAGTGGCTGTTATTGTTACAAACCTATTATGAATCAAATCTGCTGTCCACAATATACTATAAGGTGAGTGATATTCCTTtcagtttgaaaaatattacttaatcgTAATTCTGActgtgatataatttaaagcaaaATGTTGAtgtataataactattttcaGATGCGAAGCATTAGActtcaaaatatcaaaatctcaaaaaaaaatcttaaaacgtatgatgaaatttttgaaaaacgaaTTGACAAAGGATAATGTGAGCGCTGTAAGTGAAGATCAACAAGATAATATAggtaacatttttaaaattttaaagttgaaattggaataataataataatatatatgagaattataatatatatttattattagatataaataatgaggAAGTATccaattatgcaaaatatttgacgAAAGCGGAAAAAAATGCGTCTCAAATTAATGTGTCATCTGTTGATGATGAACTTAGTGGAAAACTGTctgtcaatttaataaaatccaaATCTCAAATAAACTCTACTTCTGCATCAAGGAACAGCCAAAAACAGATGATAAATTCTGATAGCAGAAGCAATCTGCATGTTAGAAGTGAAATTACTAATGTAGTGCTTTGTAAGAAAGCAAAGCTCTTACGCTTGGAACGCAAGCAAAATAAGTTGTTGGCTCAAGGTAAATCGCAAAGCGAAATTGAAAGTattatgaaagagagaaaacaacagaattatattaaatctttggAGGAATTATTCGATGAGGTGTATACTGGTTTGAAAAAGTTGGAGGTAATACAATATCAACGATTAAgctttaaaatcattatttattttatcagacatttcctgatttttattatcaaataatattcttatttttatacatttttcttgatattgtCCTCTTTTCTCCAATTTTGCTAATATTAaaggtatataataaaacaagtaaaaaattttataaagtaataaatatttgctgaATATGCCGGTTTTATATTAACACTCAATGGATTGGTCaacaacatatttatatatttaactatcttgtaaaaaaattattcatattatttcatcatcactctaatttttatgatcttttaatttaatcataattgattgcaacaaattgtatttttcattgcgataaatattttgttatcttgATTGAGAGATTTGTGTGAAGTTGATGATTTTTGTAAGCTGAAATTAGTTCGAACTGCGCCGATGAGTTCTGAATACTTAAAAACCTCGAAAAAGTCTTATgaagtttataaaaagtatcagATGATGATACATGGAGATCAAGCTGAAGAGATCACAGAACAACAATATACGAGATTTCTCGTGAAGTCTCCTTTGCAGGTAATCTTATACGATTTTGTATAAGGTGTTCCAATTTTGTTCTTTGACAGAAATTGCTTTAAGACGAGATTCTAATTCAAGTGTATActaatttcagaaatataaaacgcgGCAATGTCATAACGtagaattgtttaaattatatatcgaaaaaagaaactatagTAGATGACTATGCGCTTTTGATTCaatctcctttttttattttttatcagtctCAAGTCAACATTCTTAAgcaactttttcaaaattatacattttgatatattaataagaagtTATGCTAGCAGTCTTGTGACGATCAAACAAGCATTATAGTCTATACATGATTGGAGCAAAGTGgacctttctttttaatcaatcaggaaaaatttgattacatCATTGTTGGTCAACGATCATAATAgtaattttcatatcaaatgcaacttcatttattaattaataaatagtaataaataataaattaatattacacaaattttaCATCTGCAAATATCTAGATGAAATTGGTCAAAGTGATGTCGGACGAGTTCCTTAATACATTTGATGCGAGcgcaaatctttataaaaaatatcaaatggcGATTCACAATGATCCACCAGAGGAATGCAATCAAAAGTCATTCTTTAACTTTCTTGTAAAAAGTCCCTTGCAGGTACACTTTGTATCTAATctcaaataatagaaaaattgtcttGAGATTCTTTTATGCATTACAGTCAAcaagaatttttgtttatttgtattattgtacatgttgtttttattttacgaaagcGCAgagtctataatttttttagatcgtcaaatcattaaagatatttattattaatttttaataatcatcataaaagtgaaataaaatagtacctaaaataataaaatcttttaaagcaATGGACACCCAATAGTGGACCATCTCAAGGATATGGTTCTTTTCATGAGCAATATTGGTtagataatgaattaatagcAGTCGGAGTGATAGACATCCTGCCGTCGTGCATCTCGAGCGTGTACTTTTTTTATGATCCGACATATAGTCAACTCTCTTTAGGAACTTTTAGGTTTGTATTTAAGTctttaattgaaatcaaaatttattcttttttaaacaaatatttaaattttaatgatacgaTTAAATTCACGGATAACTACAATTctgaatgtatttattattaccagTTCTCTGCGAGAAATTTATCTAACGAGACAGCTTAACAAAGTCGCGAGTGACTTGAAATACTATTATATGGGCTTTTACATTCACACGTGTCCGAAAATGCAATATAAGGCCAAAATGCGACCATCAAAACTTCTATGCCCACAAACATACGTGTGGTGCGACATAGATCcctgtttaattaaattggacAACGAAAAATATAGTCGTTTGAATGACGATTCGAACGCAATTGATAAAGATGGCGTAATCGATGTTGAAgaggtatattttttaaagaaataattgcaaaaatttgttacgatttttttctgttaatgCCATCATGTAATGTTTGTGATAATTAAGTattgttgtaaaaattttttaaatttgttagttatgtaaaaattatgtaaaaattcttGTTATTTTACCATAGAAACATCTTCTTTTTAGgtacttattttatacaagCGTATTGCGATgccatataagaaatataaagaacaaCAAAAAACATGTCAAACAACGCGGGAAGAGAAACGCAAAATAGAGGAATATGCTAGCCTTGTCGGAATGCCATGTGCGCGAAGGATGCTGCTTTATCGTTATTCCGAAgagtaattatatgtaaaaataattaacaatattatatctcttagagacttattataaaagatcctttgaaaaatgtttcagagATTAAAGTATTGACTGATATGTATGTCATGGAcaagaaaattgttaatttcacTAAAACGGTAACAaaatttgcttaaaataattataaagtaaaaattgagtaaaaataattacatttattattatactattcatgcgtttttttttattttgttatcataGCCTGATACTTACGTACATAAAATAGAACAGTCGATATGCATGTAAGTTGATTGAAAAGATAATGAGgtagaaaaacaatatttctttattcaaccatatattatgatataaatacatgaaatttgataaaattattaatatgaaaatcgaTAAATGACGAACAATATTACGCAACACTaaggaataatataattttatcatacgtttttgaaactttttaatttttttaaatttcacccTTTAAATTTCtagttttacttttaaatattttgatttttcagttatatttttcaaacttttcttaaaaacattctaattttgtaatcttttttggacagtttttagatttttgtgtcgttcaaagtattattgtcgataaatttaacatcCTTTTCGCGTCGAGTTCATGACGTGtcgttattaaaatgaaaattttgacttTATTAGGAACGTACATTAGATTTGCACTACTTGGCAGCCTCTGGACTAATTTGTCTAGCTTCTATATCATTCTGAGCTCCCTCGAGCGGTCGGACCTCATTCCAGCTCTGTATATCACCTTTACCTCCGAACAGGAATACGACCATACTTGCGATGCACACTCCAGCGCCGATCCAGAAAAGTGTCTGCCATCTGTGGATTGGATTCTAGCGCAAAGAAAAACGTGGTTTACATTAAAATCTATGTTATATTCGATACATAAAGGATATATAAGCTATTTTTGGAATGCAACTCATAGTTTATACTCATAGTAATTTGATGTGTAAAATCTGGATTAATATCTAGCACAATAATAGGTAGATTGTAAtctaatgcaatttaatattgattaattaatgatgataaataaatttaataataaataaatacatatatgacaaTTCGATGATCATTAATTAGTAATATGAGCAAGATCGAAAACTCGGAACTACTGAAAAATGATGTGTATCTGATAATCGCGGAATAGGACGGCAGGAAGGCaaacaaatgtataatttgcgagcaaaaaatcaaagaaggAAGTCGCGTTGCTACAATCGAAATGAATTTACTATACGTCGCATGAGACTTCTTACGTAATGTTATATGCACGTGTCTGCTCTTTCCTTTTCGGCGATACTTAAATCTCCGAGAAGGCTCGTAATTTGCGTTAAAATGACATtgcaagaaaaagatttttattgtaaaacaaaatattacgattattTCACAGATGCAGTAGGCGCAAAAGTGTGACTCGTACAGATAGTCATACATAGATGTCAcatgtattattatgtaatactgCGCAGCAAGAGCAAAACTCAGAAAAAACTTAACAACTATGGTCAACAAAGAAGCGAGTATATAGTTAAACAATGAATGATTATAAAACGCGAGCAAATTACAGAGATGCACATAAAATGACAGTTATACAATAGATTGTAAAGCGAGTGACAGATATAAATGcgcagataaaataataatatgattccCTTGCGAAAGTTTGTGAATCAATAAATCGAGagttaaattgcaaaattaggAATTAGCTTTGTGAGTGTTGAGATGCGATAATGAAATTAcaattgtgtataataatataaaattatttatgataatattctatattttatataattacttacaacaatattccatattttatataattatttacgttaatattctatattttatataatttttaacttattcTCGTTCGAACGAAAAAGTTCCTTTGATTTATTTCTgattccaatattttttaaattcaaattatatctcaaatgatataatacgtttagaaaattattatatgagttatttttcttttccaaattataataatcaatttaaagtaaatactTACTCCGTACTTGCCGGCTATCTCTTCGACCATCGGCGGGATAACAAAGCCGGCACTAGTACCGATTGTATTCATAATGCCGTAAAGGAATCCGGCAAAGTTTGGCGCGAGATCCTGATTGTTCGACAGATTCGAGATAAGAGCAGCACCGTTGAAACCCAACgcgaagaataaaaagatgtttGCAAGCACGAAGTCACAGCCAGCATAGCCAACCAGTATCAGGAAAATACCCGGTATAAAATGCGCTAAAAGAACATAATTACATTGTCATATTTCCAATTGTAGATTCGAGTTTTTCGATATTACTCTATGTCCAAATTTGAGCTCGACATATGAgaatcatttatatgtataatgtgaatatttttaattcttataatttgaataattcacGATTCACGTTCGGAGACAAAATGGATTttgactatttatatatttatatgaaaatatttatataattctaaaattaatatttatatatttattatgaaaaaaaggtCAATTTCTCTGTCGGATATCTCTTCAGTatctttcttcaaatttatttaaactgttttcaaaaaatattctgtgaTATACTTACAGAATATAGTCGCCAGCTTTCGTAAGAGACCAATGCTGATGATCTGCTTTCTTTTGATGGTGTCACCCGCCCAGCTGAAGAAGAATCCAAAAATCATCCTAGCAGCCCATGGTGCACCAGCCGCAGCACCGCCTTGCGTCAATTTGAAACCCAATGCTTTCGTTAGGTACAACATGAGCgaattttgatagaaaaagagCAAGAAGAGATTTCCATAATGGAGTACGACTAGACTGAGAAACGGTATCGATGTAGATATCTCTTTAACTGGTGTTTGTTGCCACCTTGGTTTCGCAGTACGTACTATTCCGGCTTGtgcgctataaaaaaaaattgcgattgattaaattgatttgCAATTGCTCCAAGATTGTTCTTTATGATTCTTCGAAAGAACCAGTGATATTCGTGATCGcatcatttcaatttattttgcgaacGTATTCTGGGATGTgcgatatgaattatatatataatcaatctgATTGTGagaatttttcatacaaaatttttttaattaaagatttatataaatatattaatctttatgttattatttatactttacaaGAAATAGGATTGTTGACTCTCGGGCAGAGGGGAGGACTCACCTTACAATATAGTTCTTCTCATCTTCGGGGATGGCCGGATGTTCCTTGGGCGAGTCGTAGGCGAGCACTGCCCAGACAGCGCACCATACCAACATCAGTATGGACGGTATGTACCATCCACTTTCCCAATTAGTACTCTCTGCGATTCCGGCTATCATCGGATATGTTAATATAGTGCCGAAGGTGCCGCCGAGCAAGGACCAGATGAAACGTGCCCTTTCGTGCGGTGGTGCCCAATGAGCAACCATGGTGTGACACGAGGGGAAAATGACACCGCCGGTGAGGCCGACGATGATTCGCGAGAACATTAAATATCCCCAGTGACATTGCGCTAAGAACGGGCTCACCAGTGATATCACCGCTGCTACGATCGACGTCCAAAGGATCGTGTGTCGCGGTCCGTATCTCAGCGACAGCCAGCCGCCGAGGAGATTGCCGGGCACGTTGCCGTAAGCGTAGGCGGCCAACAGTTGACCCCGCACCGTCGGGGTCCAATCAAAGGGTTCACCGCTGAAGAGTGCAAGTCGGGCGTCGGGCGACCGTGGCCCGCTTGCCTGACGACGTTGCAGTGAGTGCAGTCTCTGATCCTCGACGCGATCCAGGATGTATTCTTCCAGGTAGCTGCCTGGGTCGAAAATATTGACGATGTCGCGCCGTCGTCGCTCGTTGTACACGCACGCACCGTTCGTGTAGTTGACGAACGGCTCATGGATCATCGGCACTACCAGGATCGGCATTTGTAGACGACACGCGTAGCTGGTCCAGCAGGCGGTAAACATCATCACGCACATCCATATACGCATCGGGATCCATCCTAtcaatcaagaaaaataaagttttcacAAAAGGTCTTAGATGattgaaattgatattttgacGTTGGACgtgattagaaatattttatacaatagaaTAATTGGAATTTCCTCTCCCCTTTGCTAGGTATaaattctttagaaaaaatatatttaaattgatcaatTTTCAACAAGGAAAATGCGcacgaaaaaaagatatatatattaataatatattaataaacaattaa
The genomic region above belongs to Cataglyphis hispanica isolate Lineage 1 chromosome 7, ULB_Chis1_1.0, whole genome shotgun sequence and contains:
- the LOC126851130 gene encoding arginyl-tRNA--protein transferase 1 isoform X5, coding for MAKQSYSIVEYYAEHEGYECGYCKSPDTNFSHGMWAHSLTVQDYQSLIDRGWRRSGCYCYKPIMNQICCPQYTIRCEALDFKISKSQKKILKRMMKFLKNELTKDNVSAVSEDQQDNIDINNEEVSNYAKYLTKAEKNASQINVSSVDDELSGKLSVNLIKSKSQINSTSASRNSQKQMINSDSRSNLHVRSEITNVVLCKKAKLLRLERKQNKLLAQGKSQSEIESIMKERKQQNYIKSLEELFDEVYTGLKKLELKLVRTAPMSSEYLKTSKKSYEVYKKYQMMIHGDQAEEITEQQYTRFLVKSPLQQWTPNSGPSQGYGSFHEQYWLDNELIAVGVIDILPSCISSVYFFYDPTYSQLSLGTFSSLREIYLTRQLNKVASDLKYYYMGFYIHTCPKMQYKAKMRPSKLLCPQTYVWCDIDPCLIKLDNEKYSRLNDDSNAIDKDGVIDVEEVLILYKRIAMPYKKYKEQQKTCQTTREEKRKIEEYASLVGMPCARRMLLYRYSEE
- the LOC126851130 gene encoding arginyl-tRNA--protein transferase 1 isoform X2, translating into MAKQSYSIVEYYAEHEGYECGYCKSPDTNFSHGMWAHSLTVQDYQSLIDRGWRRSGCYCYKPIMNQICCPQYTIRCEALDFKISKSQKKILKRMMKFLKNELTKDNVSAVSEDQQDNIDEEVSNYAKYLTKAEKNASQINVSSVDDELSGKLSVNLIKSKSQINSTSASRNSQKQMINSDSRSNLHVRSEITNVVLCKKAKLLRLERKQNKLLAQGKSQSEIESIMKERKQQNYIKSLEELFDEVYTGLKKLELKLVRTAPMSSEYLKTSKKSYEVYKKYQMMIHGDQAEEITEQQYTRFLVKSPLQMKLVKVMSDEFLNTFDASANLYKKYQMAIHNDPPEECNQKSFFNFLVKSPLQQWTPNSGPSQGYGSFHEQYWLDNELIAVGVIDILPSCISSVYFFYDPTYSQLSLGTFSSLREIYLTRQLNKVASDLKYYYMGFYIHTCPKMQYKAKMRPSKLLCPQTYVWCDIDPCLIKLDNEKYSRLNDDSNAIDKDGVIDVEEVLILYKRIAMPYKKYKEQQKTCQTTREEKRKIEEYASLVGMPCARRMLLYRYSEENVH
- the LOC126851130 gene encoding arginyl-tRNA--protein transferase 1 isoform X4; its protein translation is MAKQSYSIVEYYAEHEGYECGYCKSPDTNFSHGMWAHSLTVQDYQSLIDRGWRRSGCYCYKPIMNQICCPQYTIRCEALDFKISKSQKKILKRMMKFLKNELTKDNVSAVSEDQQDNIDINNEEVSNYAKYLTKAEKNASQINVSSVDDELSGKLSVNLIKSKSQINSTSASRNSQKQMINSDSRSNLHVRSEITNVVLCKKAKLLRLERKQNKLLAQGKSQSEIESIMKERKQQNYIKSLEELFDEVYTGLKKLEMKLVKVMSDEFLNTFDASANLYKKYQMAIHNDPPEECNQKSFFNFLVKSPLQQWTPNSGPSQGYGSFHEQYWLDNELIAVGVIDILPSCISSVYFFYDPTYSQLSLGTFSSLREIYLTRQLNKVASDLKYYYMGFYIHTCPKMQYKAKMRPSKLLCPQTYVWCDIDPCLIKLDNEKYSRLNDDSNAIDKDGVIDVEEVLILYKRIAMPYKKYKEQQKTCQTTREEKRKIEEYASLVGMPCARRMLLYRYSEENVH
- the LOC126851166 gene encoding ARL14 effector protein; translated protein: MESSTSGENSSNQVSTRGERKIRGSRQKDVDNSSKKFLRNFDPERSEREKRKLYRRLYHSHRRHLYDEKGIFIQTSDDLCDCLSLDCPGCHFPCPRCSSSKCAHECRNNRKWTYDTIHCEGTDPVIKNPLLKQNESDK
- the LOC126851130 gene encoding arginyl-tRNA--protein transferase 1 isoform X3, yielding MAKQSYSIVEYYAEHEGYECGYCKSPDTNFSHGMWAHSLTVQDYQSLIDRGWRRSGCYCYKPIMNQICCPQYTIRCEALDFKISKSQKKILKRMMKFLKNELTKDNVSAVSEDQQDNIDINNEEVSNYAKYLTKAEKNASQINVSSVDDELSGKLSVNLIKSKSQINSTSASRNSQKQMINSDSRSNLHVRSEITNVVLCKKAKLLRLERKQNKLLAQGKSQSEIESIMKERKQQNYIKSLEELFDEVYTGLKKLELKLVRTAPMSSEYLKTSKKSYEVYKKYQMMIHGDQAEEITEQQYTRFLVKSPLQQWTPNSGPSQGYGSFHEQYWLDNELIAVGVIDILPSCISSVYFFYDPTYSQLSLGTFSSLREIYLTRQLNKVASDLKYYYMGFYIHTCPKMQYKAKMRPSKLLCPQTYVWCDIDPCLIKLDNEKYSRLNDDSNAIDKDGVIDVEEVLILYKRIAMPYKKYKEQQKTCQTTREEKRKIEEYASLVGMPCARRMLLYRYSEENVH
- the LOC126851130 gene encoding arginyl-tRNA--protein transferase 1 isoform X1; amino-acid sequence: MAKQSYSIVEYYAEHEGYECGYCKSPDTNFSHGMWAHSLTVQDYQSLIDRGWRRSGCYCYKPIMNQICCPQYTIRCEALDFKISKSQKKILKRMMKFLKNELTKDNVSAVSEDQQDNIDINNEEVSNYAKYLTKAEKNASQINVSSVDDELSGKLSVNLIKSKSQINSTSASRNSQKQMINSDSRSNLHVRSEITNVVLCKKAKLLRLERKQNKLLAQGKSQSEIESIMKERKQQNYIKSLEELFDEVYTGLKKLELKLVRTAPMSSEYLKTSKKSYEVYKKYQMMIHGDQAEEITEQQYTRFLVKSPLQMKLVKVMSDEFLNTFDASANLYKKYQMAIHNDPPEECNQKSFFNFLVKSPLQQWTPNSGPSQGYGSFHEQYWLDNELIAVGVIDILPSCISSVYFFYDPTYSQLSLGTFSSLREIYLTRQLNKVASDLKYYYMGFYIHTCPKMQYKAKMRPSKLLCPQTYVWCDIDPCLIKLDNEKYSRLNDDSNAIDKDGVIDVEEVLILYKRIAMPYKKYKEQQKTCQTTREEKRKIEEYASLVGMPCARRMLLYRYSEED